From one Nocardioides sp. Kera G14 genomic stretch:
- a CDS encoding AbrB family transcriptional regulator: MTLSANVRGYALILAVTVVTSVALAAVHVPSPVLFGGLVGGIVHALTSPVPLTLPPRVFRLSQAMVGVIIGAGISLSSLSAMGNDAVAIIAVTLGTVLISLGAGRILALRPDVTPVTGAFALIAGGASGVVAIARELGADDRVVTVVQYLRVLIVLITMPVVTALVFHPDHGIGSLDTSNPSDLGQSLAYVVLTLALGLLIARLVPITTSILLGPIVVGAILVSTDWFDAVSVPAVLQWLAYAFIGIQVGLRFTRASLASIARMLPVVTLIILGMIVATAAMGSLLAVLTPVDGLTAYLATTPGGLFAVLATAADSGSDVTYVMAVQLVRLLVILCLTPLLARVLSRRAA; encoded by the coding sequence ATGACCCTCTCGGCGAACGTGCGCGGCTATGCGCTGATCCTGGCCGTGACGGTCGTGACGAGCGTGGCGCTGGCGGCGGTCCATGTGCCGTCGCCGGTCCTCTTCGGCGGGCTCGTCGGGGGCATCGTCCATGCGCTGACGTCGCCTGTACCGCTGACCCTCCCGCCACGCGTCTTCCGACTGAGCCAGGCCATGGTCGGCGTGATCATCGGGGCGGGGATCTCACTGAGTTCGCTCAGCGCGATGGGCAATGACGCGGTCGCGATCATCGCGGTGACCCTCGGCACGGTCCTCATCTCGCTGGGAGCGGGGCGCATCCTCGCCCTCCGGCCCGACGTCACCCCGGTCACCGGCGCCTTCGCCCTGATCGCCGGCGGCGCCTCCGGTGTCGTGGCGATCGCGCGGGAGCTCGGCGCGGACGACCGGGTCGTCACGGTCGTCCAGTACCTCCGTGTCCTCATCGTGCTCATCACGATGCCCGTCGTCACCGCGCTGGTCTTCCACCCCGATCACGGCATCGGCTCCCTCGACACCAGCAATCCCAGCGATCTCGGCCAGTCATTGGCGTACGTCGTCCTCACGCTGGCCCTCGGACTCCTGATCGCCCGGCTCGTGCCGATCACGACCTCGATCCTGCTCGGACCGATCGTCGTCGGCGCGATCCTCGTCTCGACCGACTGGTTCGACGCGGTCTCCGTGCCGGCGGTGCTGCAGTGGCTGGCCTACGCGTTCATCGGCATCCAGGTGGGGCTGCGCTTCACCCGCGCCTCGCTCGCCTCGATCGCGCGGATGCTGCCGGTCGTCACGCTGATCATCCTCGGCATGATCGTCGCCACCGCCGCGATGGGCTCGCTGCTCGCCGTACTCACGCCCGTCGACGGTCTCACCGCCTACCTCGCCACGACGCCCGGCGGCCTCTTCGCCGTCCTGGCCACGGCCGCCGACTCCGGCTCCGACGTCACCTACGTGATGGCGGTCCAGCTCGTGCGGCTGCTGGTCATCCTCTGCCTCACTCCGCTGCTGGCACGGGTGCTGTCGCGGCGCGCGGCATGA